A genome region from Candidatus Neomarinimicrobiota bacterium includes the following:
- the gyrB gene encoding DNA topoisomerase (ATP-hydrolyzing) subunit B, with protein sequence MPAKQTTKAKTKKKTSKYSAKEITVLKGLEAVRKRPAMYIGDLGKRGLHHLVNEVVDNSVDEALAGYCSKIKVTINKDNSVSVEDNGRGIPVDIHKEEKKPALEVVMTVLHAGGKFDKGTYKVSGGLHGVGVSVVNALSLWLKAEVHRDGKRAIQQYERGKASTKLKTAGKTKKTGTLVTFMPDDEIFQNIEWDYDIIAERLRELAYLNSRLEISFIDERAEDGPRKEVFKYRGGLSDFIKFLDSSTQELHKKVITVNREGGVVPVEVALRYNDGFNENILSFVNNINTVEGGTHLSGFRSALTRALNSHATKNKLIKTTKGENLTLSGEDFREGLTAVISIKVAEPQFEGQTKTKLGNGEVKGLVDALVYEGIQEFLEQNPSIAKRVIEKAVLAARSRAAARKARELIRRKGAFEGGSLPGKLADCSSRDPALCEIFLVEGDSAGGSAKQGRDRRFQAILPLRGKVINAEKARVDKLLANNEIQAIITALGTGFGGDTDSDDGEGAKPTGAEFDIARLRYNKIIIMTDADVDGSHIRTLLLTFLYRKMSELITSGHVYIAQPPFYKVRQGKKEQYAYDDSERDFIMERFEKENKKQKIEIQRYKGLGEMNPEQLWTTTMDPERRTMLRVSVETEGEATKVFGDLMGSDVEARRAFITEHAKFVVNLDV encoded by the coding sequence ATGCCAGCAAAACAAACCACTAAAGCAAAAACCAAAAAGAAGACAAGCAAATATAGCGCCAAAGAAATAACAGTTCTTAAAGGACTGGAGGCGGTAAGAAAACGGCCGGCGATGTATATTGGGGACCTAGGCAAGAGGGGTCTGCACCACCTTGTAAATGAAGTTGTAGATAATAGCGTTGATGAGGCGCTCGCAGGTTACTGCAGTAAAATTAAGGTGACAATTAACAAGGACAACAGCGTCAGCGTTGAAGATAACGGTCGCGGCATACCGGTAGACATACACAAAGAAGAAAAGAAGCCGGCGCTGGAAGTCGTGATGACAGTGCTCCATGCCGGGGGAAAATTTGACAAAGGGACGTACAAGGTCTCTGGCGGGTTGCATGGAGTAGGTGTTTCTGTTGTGAACGCACTGTCGCTATGGCTGAAAGCCGAAGTTCACCGGGACGGGAAAAGAGCTATACAGCAGTACGAAAGGGGCAAGGCATCCACGAAACTTAAAACAGCCGGAAAGACAAAGAAGACAGGAACGTTGGTCACCTTCATGCCTGACGACGAAATATTTCAGAACATTGAGTGGGACTATGACATTATTGCCGAAAGGCTGCGGGAGCTTGCCTATCTGAACAGCCGACTGGAAATCAGCTTTATTGACGAGCGGGCGGAGGATGGGCCCAGAAAGGAGGTTTTCAAATATAGGGGCGGGCTAAGCGATTTTATAAAATTTCTCGACAGCTCAACCCAAGAACTGCACAAAAAAGTTATCACCGTAAACAGAGAGGGCGGTGTTGTTCCTGTTGAAGTTGCCCTGCGCTACAACGACGGCTTTAACGAAAACATACTCTCTTTTGTGAACAATATAAACACAGTAGAGGGAGGAACCCACCTTTCCGGTTTTCGTTCGGCGCTGACGCGGGCACTCAACTCACACGCCACCAAAAACAAATTAATCAAAACAACCAAAGGCGAAAACCTTACTCTTTCCGGTGAAGACTTTCGCGAAGGCCTGACGGCTGTTATCTCCATTAAGGTTGCTGAGCCACAGTTTGAAGGTCAGACAAAGACAAAACTCGGAAACGGGGAAGTAAAAGGCCTGGTTGATGCTCTCGTATATGAGGGGATTCAGGAGTTTCTGGAGCAAAACCCATCTATTGCGAAGCGGGTAATCGAAAAAGCGGTTTTAGCTGCCAGGAGCAGAGCGGCCGCAAGAAAGGCACGGGAACTGATCCGTCGCAAGGGAGCCTTTGAAGGGGGATCGCTACCGGGAAAACTGGCTGACTGTTCCAGCAGGGACCCTGCGTTGTGTGAAATATTTCTAGTTGAGGGAGACTCGGCCGGTGGCTCCGCAAAACAGGGACGCGACAGGCGCTTTCAGGCAATTTTGCCGCTGCGTGGAAAGGTTATTAACGCTGAAAAGGCACGCGTGGACAAGCTTCTTGCCAACAACGAGATACAGGCCATAATCACCGCCCTAGGGACAGGTTTTGGTGGAGATACCGACAGCGATGACGGGGAAGGGGCAAAGCCCACGGGGGCAGAGTTCGACATTGCAAGGCTGAGGTATAATAAAATTATCATTATGACGGATGCTGACGTTGACGGCAGTCACATCAGAACACTACTACTGACATTTCTGTACCGCAAGATGTCAGAATTAATAACGTCGGGGCACGTCTATATTGCACAGCCGCCATTTTACAAAGTGCGCCAAGGAAAGAAAGAACAGTACGCCTATGATGACAGTGAGCGAGACTTCATAATGGAGAGGTTTGAAAAGGAGAACAAAAAACAGAAAATAGAAATTCAGAGATACAAGGGCCTTGGCGAGATGAACCCGGAGCAGTTGTGGACCACCACAATGGATCCAGAGCGAAGAACCATGCTACGCGTTTCAGTGGAAACCGAAGGTGAGGCGACAAAGGTGTTTGGCGACCTGATGGGCAGTGACGTAGAGGCGCGCCGCGCCTTCATTACAGAACATGCAAAGTTTGTTGTAAATCTCGACGTCTGA
- a CDS encoding DUF721 domain-containing protein — protein MQPLGKAIRSVLKSVGIDRAVLQNEALVVWEKVVGKAVAENTTPEEVKHGTLIVKVSTPVWRNELAMRKGEILEKLNDTLGKKVIRDLRLI, from the coding sequence ATGCAACCGCTGGGAAAAGCAATTAGATCTGTCTTGAAATCTGTCGGCATTGATAGGGCTGTTCTCCAAAACGAAGCTTTGGTCGTCTGGGAAAAAGTGGTAGGAAAAGCGGTTGCTGAAAACACAACACCCGAGGAAGTCAAACACGGTACGCTGATTGTGAAAGTTTCAACGCCAGTCTGGCGCAACGAACTTGCGATGCGCAAAGGAGAAATATTGGAGAAGCTTAACGACACCCTGGGAAAAAAGGTCATTAGAGACCTGCGGTTAATATAA